The Bacteroidia bacterium genomic interval ATAGCCTTCCACCATAGATTCAAGGGCGTATTTGGAAGAAGAATACATCGCAAGGAAGGGGACGGTAACTCTACCTATGCAACTGGAAGTATGCAATATCGTTCCTTTTCCTTGTTTGCGGAAATGAGGCAGGACTGCTCGCATCAATCTTTGGACACCGAATACATTTACTTCGTATACACGCTTCATGTCTTCGACGCTGAAAAGTTCCTGAATGCCATTGGAACCTATGCCCGCATTATTGAAAACGATATCCAGGCCTCCCAGCAATTCCAGGGCCTTGGCAATACCGGCATTTACACTGGCATCATCTGTAACATCCATTTCCACCAGCTGGATTCCTGCTGCCCTCAATTCTGCAGAGATATCTGCATTTTTTCCACTTGTGGAACGCATAGTACCTACTAGCTGGTAGCCTTTGCTCTGAAGACTTTTACATGTTAGAGAACCGAAAGCTCCGCTGGCCCCTGTTATTAAAATTTTCTTACTCATGTCTTTGAATTATTTTTTATTTGATTGCTATAATTCAAAGCTCAAGCTTTTGAAGTGGGCAGGATAGCACAAATCAGGGAAGCTATAACACAAATCGCGGGAAATAGAGAAAAGTATGTTATTTCAAGAATTTCTAGTTGTTTGCCTGTCGGTATTCAAGGGGAGTCATCCCCATTTTTTTCTTGAATAGCCTGCCGAAATAATGGGGATAGTTGAATCCTAAAATATAGGCGATTCCACTAACCGAATCCTCAGAACTCAATAGAAGATCTTTGGCTTTATCGAGAAGAAAATCATTGATGTGATTTTTGGCTGATCTTCCGGTTTCTTTGGCGAGCAGATCACTCAGGTAGGATGGCGATAAATTGCATTGATCGGCCAGGTATTGGATGCTGGGTTGTCCGATCTCTGTCAGTTTATCCTCATGATAATATTGTTGTAGAAGACTTTCTACTTTGGCAACCACATCATGGTTTTGTGCGGCTCGGGTCAGGAATTGCCTTTCGTAGAAGCGGACAGAATAGTTGAGCATCAACTCGATATTTGATACCAAAACCTGTTGGCTGTGGTGATCTATCCGCTCATTGATCTCGTTTCGGATCATGTCTATGCAATTGATAAGAATTTCTTCTTCCTTGTCAGACAAATGCAGGGCTTCATGGATTTCATAATTAAAAAAGTTATAGCTATCCATTTTTCCGGCAAGGCTGGTGTTTCGAATCAGGTCCGGATGAAAATAGAGCAACCAGCCATTTACTTCCCCTAATTCCTGGGTTTTGGTGACCGTAAAGACTTGTTTAGGAGCGGAAAAGAGGAGCGCGCCTTCAGTGAAGTCCAAATGAGTTCTGCCATAATCCAGGCCGCAATTTGAATCCTTCAGCGCAATGCAATACAGATCTGAGCTAAAGCTCGTTCCAATATCTTCTTCTCTATGGACCAGTTTTGAGGTGTCTATGACCGTTATAAGGGGATGTGGAGGCTTGCCCAAATTCAAGGATTCATGGACATTTGCTATAGTCTTCTGTTTGATGAGTGGCTTGGCCATATTGTTGATTTTTACAAAAATCCGCTTTAATCATAAAAAGCTATAACACAAATCCCTGATTTTTCCTTTATGCGATATTAACTCAATTTCTATCCATTTTCCAGCAGGGCCTAGTGTCTGCCCAGGTTATATAGTTTACTACTGGAATGCCAGTTTCCAGCCTTTCACCTTTATAGCATTTTTTCAGGAAATTTCTCTTAAGAATATTTGCAGATCATTGATTTAACCATCCAAACTTAGTCAGACTCGGGTATTCATATTATTCCTTGTAGAGAGAATTGAAATGCAGAGGTAGCACTTACTTCAAGTATTTCCAACTGGACACTAAGTTGAAATCAGGCGTGGCCTCATACATTTGATCCAGGGCCCATTTGTGATTGTCTCCAACAATGATGAGCAGTCGATCTCCTGTTTTCGCAAGCTTTAATGTATTGGCGAGCATTCGCAGATTTCGCCTATACCATCTTCCCAACCAGTCCGGACCCACCCAATTCTTTTGGATACCTACACGCAATTCGAGCATATGCATACGCTGGGCATTGATCTTTTGTTTTTCCGGGGAATTCAGGATTGCGATATGATCTTTCGGACTTTGGTCTTTGAGGAATTTCTGATTGCTACTAAAATTGCTTTGTAATGGCTCCATAAATTTATCGTAGAAACCCGCATCCTGCTCTTCTGCATATTGTAAAAATAAGTCAAAAGAAAAAGGATCGTCCTCTGTGCTAAATTCTTCCAGTGATCCTATATGCTCGGTTTGATCGTCAAAAAGGTAGAGACTATCGTGTCCCATTTCTCGGGCAAGACGAAAGCCCAATTGATAGACCTCATTGTTTTTATCTGATAGATCTAAGGAATCTTTGAGATAGAGTTGATAGGCCTTGTTTACTTCTTCCATGCGATGGGGTTCCCATTCAAGGACTATTTTAGTTGCAGGATATGCCGTTAATTGTTCTACCAAAGCTTTGATACTTGCCTGCTCCTCTTCACCTAAAACCTCTCGCCCAAAATGAAAAGTCCCCAGAACCATTACCTCTGCAATAGCGAGAGAATCATAGTTTTTTAAAGAATGTGCTGCCTCCTCCAATGGGGTCATACTAACTTTTTGCTGAACTTCCTGGCAAGCGAAAGAGGATAAAAAAATAAATAGGAAGTGGATAGGCTTCATAGATAAGCTAATTGTGTGTGAATGTTAGGTAGACGAAATCGGCCGAAATAAAGATGCATAGTCTCCGCTCTACTCATTTTCCTTACTCATTTGACCAATTGCTTTTATAGCTTCGAGATGTCCTCGGAATACGTTTTCTTTCTTAAATACCTCCATCGGAATATCAACGGCCACTCCATTGGCTTCAAAGTATTCACCTGCAGGATTTAGGAGCTTTTGATTGGAAATCGTAACATAATAATCATGGATAGATTTCCCCAGCATACCCGAAAGAATGCCCAGACTGGGGGTACCGACTATTTGTACATTGGGAAGGGCATCCATCATCATGGCAAAGCCTTCTGCTGCACTTCTGCTGATGTCCGTGCTTAGGAGATACACATCTTTTGTATAGCGGGCCGTTTTTGAAGGATAAATTCGGACTTGATCTTCTGTATGATAGCTTCCATCATAAAAGACCTGAGAATCATAAGCTTTGTGTATTTCCTCTGTAAAAAATGAAGCAATTGTCAAGGCAGAGGCATCATAGCCTCCGAAATTGAAACTGATATCGATGATCATTGCTCTGGTATCCTGAAGAGAATCAATGATGATCTTCATGTGTTTTCGGATGGAGTCTATTTGCTGCATTCGGCTAAATTCCCTTCCCAAAAATCCTGCAAAAGAATGAATGTGTAGGTAGCCAATATTATCCTGCGTTTTTCCCCATTCCAATTTGCCATTCAAAACCTTCTTCCCTTTCCCCAGCAAAATAGAATCGGCTATGAGTCGGTAATTATTGCTGAAGAAATGATTGAAGTATTGATTCAACTCCTTTATTTCATTTTGTTCTTCGAATGTCTCTTGTACGATTAATGCGGAAGGCGTTACACGATACTGAAGGCTTTGACCTTCTGTATTTATGATTTTGGTGTGTTGATCTTTGCAAGCTGTTGCAATCGCACCCATGTATTGAAAGAGCTTGCTATCATCAGCCTTCAGACTGTCAGAATAGCTTGAAAAGAGTTTGTCCCAATCCAGCTCTCTTCTTTGCTGAAAGGCGTAATTTTCTTCCATAGTCTCTCGGTACAAGGCAAACTGGTCCTTGGGTGTTAATTGGACCATTTCAGAAAAAGTAAGGCAGGGACTAGGAAGGGACTCTATCCGAATGAAATCTTTTTTCGTCTGTAGGTTTTCAGTTCCTTCCCCATAATCCGTCAGGTAAAGTTGTAGGGTGTCATGGAGCAACCTGAAACTGCTTTGGGAGTTGAGCAGGCCTTCCAGGTAATCGTTTTTTTCTTTATAGCAGAAAGATTGCGTATAGCTGTAAAGGAGGAGACTATCTTCTCTTGCTTCCAGGAGATACCCATTGCCGATGGATTTCCACAAACCAAGAATTTCAGGGTTTGTCTTTCCCCGCTCTAGCATATAACAGCTAGCTAATGGCTGATAGCTAGATTGTTCTGAGTTTGTGCAAGCTGAGAAGAGGAAACATGCCAAAAGTAGTTTCGTGATATTCATGATGGATGGATTTTGTGGCAGAATCTTTATCTAAAGATCGGTCGAAATCCCATTTAGATGCATGAGGTCATCTAAGGTAAGCTGGCTTTCATTCCCATCTGCCAAATACTCTATCAAGACATCCTTTTATTCGGCCAAGTCTTCATTTTTTTCTGGCTATCCATCAATCGGAAATTTTTATGAGAAGGCTTGAATAAAGCCTTTTGTATCCTAACGGCCTTTCCTAAAGGGCCTTATGTTGGGCAATTTCTTCAGCTGAAAGTTCCAGGAAGCTAGCTGCATTATTATAAAAGATATCCTCCTTTTGTTCTAAACTCAGGAAGTCAGCAGAATTAACGGCTTCTATGGCTTCTTCGATTGTGCCTGGCCATTCCATTTGGTCTGAACCAAACATGATTCTTTTACCAAAACCAGCCTGAACCAATCCTTTCAAGAAGTGGTGAAATTCAGCTTTTGGTAAAGCCCAACTTATTACCCCTAGATCTACATAAACCTGGAGATGTGCATACATCAAGGCCTTCATATCCTCCAGATAGGGCCAGCCCGAATGCATAATGTAGATTTTCATGCTGGGCCGTTTCAGTAATATTTCTTCCAGAGCCAGAGGTTTTACCTGATTAGCTCTTGTCTTGGGATAGGCAAAATAGGCTCCTCCCGGAGGCCCTCCTGGATACATATGGTAAGCAATGGGAATTTGCAGTTCTTCTGCCAGGTCAAAATAGGGCCTTATTCCTTCATCCGTTGGTAGGAGCCCTTGATAATTGGGAGCTACCTCTCCGATAATATCCAATTGGCCCTTAGCGTGTATTTCTCTAAGTTCCTCAATGGGAAAACTTTGCCCTTTTCCACTCAAAATCAAATCGGGAGCAGCTTCTTTCCAATCTTCAGCATACTGTGAAACAAAGGCTTTGACAATCTTGTGCTTTTCAAAGATAGCAAAGCATTCTTCTTTATGTGCTTCGAGAGAAGCAGAGGCTTTATAAGACTTTCCGGTTAGAGGATTGGGAGGCATATCCTGGCCAAATAAAGGGCTGGGATTCTTAAAAGCATGCAAATGCATATCAATAATAGGCCCTGCATAGTTTTTTGATTCTGTGTCCTGCTTTTCCTGTTCAGCACTTAGGCTACAAGAACTCAAAATACTGCCAAACAAGATGCAAAGAATTAGAATAGCGTGTGTGCGCATGAATTTCATGTTTAAGGCTAAATCTCAGACTGTCAATTAAGTACAGAGATAGTTAAGATCAGGATTTTTTATTCAATAATAAAATCCTTTCCTATACCCTTACGAAATTCAAACTGGATTTACATTTCAGAATGATGCCTGGCTGTCGAGAATTTTGAATAGGATAGCATTCAGTTTTTCCGGCTGATCAATGGCAATAAAGTGGCCACATTTTTCAATATAGTGTCGGGGAACTTCCGGATTTTCTTCACTTAGCTTCTTGATGTGCGCATAGCAGAGAGGGTCTTGAGCAGCTATGATTAAATGCTTTTCAGCTTCGAGCTTTTTGAATTTGTGAGACAGGCCACTTACCTCATTTTTCTTTCTGTTTCCCAATGGCTCAGTGAGGGTTCTTCGTTTGATCGCGCTTTCTACCTGGAGAAAAGGAGCACAAATTTCATCAATCTTTTCCTTTAAGCCGGATCTCCCACTTTTTGTATTGGTTTTGAGTACCTGACGTATGCCAAAAGGACTCACAAAAATATCTCTGAGTAGGGGAGTATGCAGGATAAATTCACTGCTTGCATCCAGGGGAGTCTTCATGGGATAAACAACTGTATTGAGCAGGATGAGCCGTTTTACTTTTTCCGGGTTTTCATCTGCCCATAAAATAGCTGCAGGACCTCCAATATCATGTGCTACCAAATTGATCTTTTCTTCTGGGGCCAGAATTTCGGCCATCAATTGACTCAGGATTTCCTTTTTGTGGGTAAAGGTATATTGATAATCACTGGGTTTGTCGGAGTTTCCAAAACCTGGCCAGTCTATCCGTATGCATTGGTAGTTATCTTTTAAAGCGACTACCTGATCGCTCCAAAGCTGTGCATTTGTGGGCCAACCATGTAAAAAGAGTATAGATTCTCCCTTACCTTCCACATAGTATGTGAGCCTATGGCCCTTGAAATTAAGTGTGTGTGCCATAGCTTTATGTACGGAAAATTTGCAAGAAGGCTGACTTAAATTCCAAACATTTCAATTCCTGTAAAAATATTTAGAGTAGATTTGCTTTCTCTTTTATTTATGCCTGAATCTCTTCCCATTTTTCTAAGACCTAAACAGGAAATCTAATTGTTGCTTAAGGTCTTTTGGATTTTGATAGACAATCTGATACGTTGAGCTGCCTGCTACTGTAGTAGAAGGTTCACTTAATTCCTGCCTCAGATATAATACAGGAATTCCTTTTGCGTGAGCATAACCCACTTCAACTCCTACTCCTATAGCTTTTTTGCTTAATTCGGCGATTAATAGATCAGATCGGTCAATTTCCCGAAAGGCTGTTTGCATCATTTCCTTCTCCTGCTCCTTGCTAAAGTGGTAATGGTCCACAAAAATAAAAACCTCTATTCCTGTTTCCTTCAGGATAGATTGAATATGCCCTAGTTCTTCTTCCAACTTTGGTCGGTTTGAAAGACTAATGGCTAGATATGCTCTTTTTATAGAAAGAAAATTATTCATAGAAATGAACATGTGTATTGAGCCATTTATCATACAAACTTTGCTGCTTTTGATTCAGGCTAATACTCAGAAAATAGACCAGGAATAAAAGGATACCTAAAATGGATAGGATTCTGATTTGAGGATCCTCCGCAAAATACATGGGTTCAGGGAATATGATTCCTAGATGAGCTATTTCCCAGGGGAGTAGTTTCAGGAGGGTTCTTGATAAAGCTTTAGCAAAACTGAGTTTCTTACCATTTTCTAGCTGAGTTACTGCCAATTTCATCCATTTTTTTCCCAGGCTCCCTTTTTTAGTTGAACTGTCTTGAAATGCAAAGTAAAGCCAAACAGGAAGGGAAATACTCAAGAGAACATATATTTCCATATTCCAGGCATCTTGAAACCAGTCTTTATCTATGCCTATATATCCTCTAATTTTGACCAGAATAAGTTGCTGGATAAATAGCATGACTATGGCGAATGCGATAATGCAATCTATCCAATAGGCCAGACTTCGTTTCAGTAAGTAAACTAGTTTTGATTTATCCATGAGTTTATTTCAGCTGATCAAGAATAAAATCCAGTAGCTGTTGAGGGTCTTTCAGGGAGTGTGGGTGGTGGCCGACCCCTTCTTTTAGAATAAGCACAATATTTCCTCCTGCAGCCCGAATACGTTTAGCCAGCAAAGCAGTGTTTTCTTCATAGGGAACAACTTTGTCAGCCAGTCCGCAAACATGAATCAAGGGGATCTTCGCTTTGACAATAGGTGAATAATTATCAATGGGATTTCCTCTGAAGTCCTTTACGGTATTTTCATCCAATCCATAAGCCTGCAGACATTTCTCCCACTCTGCTTGACTACCTGGACCCTCATACAAACCTCCTGGCCAACTCTTGATATCACAAACCGGAGCATCTGCATAAATACAAGCGACTCTTTTCCGATTCCTGGCAGCCCAATTGTATACAATCAAGCCTCCTCGACTCATTCCTTCCAGTACAACTTTCTTTTTGAGTTTATATTTTTTCCGGATAAAGCGGTAAAAGTCATTCCAGAGCTGAACGGCTTCCTCATTACCAAAAAGACCAGCGACATCTACATAAACAAGATGAAAGCCTTTATCCAGGAGCGCTTTGTCCAATTGAGGCTCATGGCCCCAAAAGCGGGCTCTCCAAATCCATTGCCCATTCATTTCCGTCTTTGGGGAAACAACTTTGGCTTCATGGCCCTTGAAATCAAATTCTTCGACCTCATATTCCGAGAAAGTCTGGGCTTGTATAGCAAAATGAGACAGGAAGAAGAGCATGCTGAGGAGGAGTTTTACGGGCATGAGAAATAGAGGATTGATTGTTCAGTAGTCAAGGAGATTGCTTAGCTGTAGAATCCGGTTCACAATGAGCGCTTTGTTACGGGTGTATTCTTATTATTATCTTACCCATTTCTAAAATAGGTATAATAAAAAACAAGGACCAAGCCTTGGAGAATTGAAATTAGTCTCTGCACCATGCTATTTTAAGCTAGAGCATCTACTCAAATATTTTTCGCCTGTGAAAGCCGTTTTATGATCTTTCGTTTTCGTCTTTCCGTAAACAATTTCACCCAGTAGGTCAGGATGATGTCATAGCCTCCAGAAGCTGTTTTTTCTTCAGGGCTTAGGATCGTAATTCCTGTAGCAACTCTGGAATTTTTCTCATTCCAGCTTCGAATGTGATCGAAATATTCTGTTTTGCTTCCTTCACGGCTCGCGGCGCTTCCCGTAATAAAGAGGACTTTCTTCCCTTTAAGTTCATATCCCCCTAAATCTTCCTGCAGGTATTGCTGCAAATAGTTGGCTTCCTCTCTATTCAAATAAGCAGACTTGTCCATACCACAAGCATCCAGGCTTTGGGAAAAACCTATTGTACTAAAGATCAATAAGAGAGAGAAAAGTATGTATTTCATGTTGAGCATTTAAGCTGGGTCCCTTTTGTAGAGATACCGATGAATTTAGATGGATAAGCAGCTTCAATAATGGGTAAAATACTCCTGATATGCTCCTGCTCTCAGTTTTTTATTAAATGCATTCCCCAGCTTACGAATGATTTCTATACTTCCCTTTTCATCTTCATCCAATAAGGAGGTCGAAAGATATACGGTATTTACATTGTCAAGAAAACTTATCTCAATTCTATTATCTCCTAATTTTAAGTCGTATTCTTCTTTTTCGCCGTAATAAGATTTTACGAAAGTTGAATCGTCGAGAGTGAGGTAGTCTTTGCAAAAGTCGGCAAACACTCCCAGAAATTCATATGTAACCGGTGAGAGAGAATATGCATCTGAACTACTAAAATCTCCTTCCCAATAGGGTAGTTTGTCCCAGTGCCTTTTTTCCAAATTTAAATTGCGATCGCTTTCTTCCTTCCATTCGAAATAGGTGGTTAGCCAATTTGCGGGAGGATGGTGCGGTTCATGGAGCCGAGTTTCATTTCTGTCGAAAGGGAGCAGTTTTGCTTCCCTTTTTGGGTAATTATAAACCAGAAGGGCATATTGATAAAAACCTCTGTATTTGCTGCTCATAAAAACCAATTGTTCTTTGTCAGGAGAAGAACCTATTAGTCTTCCCGGAGAAAACTCATCTATATACAAGGCATTTTGATCAAAGGGAGTGATACTTAAATCCCCAAGTGCCAGAACAAATTTTTTATTGATTAGAAGTCTTGTACCTCCGCTTAGCTCCCAATCTTTATCTGTATCATCCGATGCATAAATTTCCTGCTTCTCGCTGGGGTGCCCATCTTCACTGTCTATCCATTGCCAGCTGGCAAAATCTGATTTTTCTTCTTCTATGGTTTGCAAATGGTAGCCATTATTATCAGCTGTAAGCAAATAAACGCTTCTATTCCCCACTAATAAAGCCGGTTTGGGGGTTCCAGGGAGAGGGTGGACTTTCCAGATACCTGCCAAACCTGATTGGGATTCCCGTCCGTCCGGGAAGGGTATCAATTGCTCATTATAATAAATCTGATAATGGGTTCGGGAATCATCGGTTCTTCTTGCGGTATTAATATCGAATCGACTTTTGTAAACATGGGTCCTTTTAATGGTAAAAGGTGGGTACTCAATACTTTCGCTTTTGTTGCGACCTATACAGCCAAATAGCTGAAGAATTCCAGAAAAAATCATAAGGTAAAAGAGTGCCTTTGGGGGTGTCTTAGGTTTCATAGCTCATTCCAATCAGATCATTTAATATGTGAAAA includes:
- a CDS encoding DUF5694 domain-containing protein, whose protein sequence is MKPIHFLFIFLSSFACQEVQQKVSMTPLEEAAHSLKNYDSLAIAEVMVLGTFHFGREVLGEEEQASIKALVEQLTAYPATKIVLEWEPHRMEEVNKAYQLYLKDSLDLSDKNNEVYQLGFRLAREMGHDSLYLFDDQTEHIGSLEEFSTEDDPFSFDLFLQYAEEQDAGFYDKFMEPLQSNFSSNQKFLKDQSPKDHIAILNSPEKQKINAQRMHMLELRVGIQKNWVGPDWLGRWYRRNLRMLANTLKLAKTGDRLLIIVGDNHKWALDQMYEATPDFNLVSSWKYLK
- a CDS encoding SDR family oxidoreductase, translating into MSKKILITGASGAFGSLTCKSLQSKGYQLVGTMRSTSGKNADISAELRAAGIQLVEMDVTDDASVNAGIAKALELLGGLDIVFNNAGIGSNGIQELFSVEDMKRVYEVNVFGVQRLMRAVLPHFRKQGKGTILHTSSCIGRVTVPFLAMYSSSKYALESMVEGYRAELSPFGIENCIIEPGGFPTTFMGAMIEPSDPERAKGYGEMVHAPTASIKAFHQYMESSPMQRPQRVADAVVDLLELPFGKKPFRTVVDFMALREPIEAYNESLDKTTRAIYQGNGIENMLSLNKA
- a CDS encoding amidohydrolase family protein, giving the protein MRTHAILILCILFGSILSSCSLSAEQEKQDTESKNYAGPIIDMHLHAFKNPSPLFGQDMPPNPLTGKSYKASASLEAHKEECFAIFEKHKIVKAFVSQYAEDWKEAAPDLILSGKGQSFPIEELREIHAKGQLDIIGEVAPNYQGLLPTDEGIRPYFDLAEELQIPIAYHMYPGGPPGGAYFAYPKTRANQVKPLALEEILLKRPSMKIYIMHSGWPYLEDMKALMYAHLQVYVDLGVISWALPKAEFHHFLKGLVQAGFGKRIMFGSDQMEWPGTIEEAIEAVNSADFLSLEQKEDIFYNNAASFLELSAEEIAQHKAL
- a CDS encoding S41 family peptidase — translated: MNITKLLLACFLFSACTNSEQSSYQPLASCYMLERGKTNPEILGLWKSIGNGYLLEAREDSLLLYSYTQSFCYKEKNDYLEGLLNSQSSFRLLHDTLQLYLTDYGEGTENLQTKKDFIRIESLPSPCLTFSEMVQLTPKDQFALYRETMEENYAFQQRRELDWDKLFSSYSDSLKADDSKLFQYMGAIATACKDQHTKIINTEGQSLQYRVTPSALIVQETFEEQNEIKELNQYFNHFFSNNYRLIADSILLGKGKKVLNGKLEWGKTQDNIGYLHIHSFAGFLGREFSRMQQIDSIRKHMKIIIDSLQDTRAMIIDISFNFGGYDASALTIASFFTEEIHKAYDSQVFYDGSYHTEDQVRIYPSKTARYTKDVYLLSTDISRSAAEGFAMMMDALPNVQIVGTPSLGILSGMLGKSIHDYYVTISNQKLLNPAGEYFEANGVAVDIPMEVFKKENVFRGHLEAIKAIGQMSKENE
- a CDS encoding alpha/beta hydrolase; amino-acid sequence: MAHTLNFKGHRLTYYVEGKGESILFLHGWPTNAQLWSDQVVALKDNYQCIRIDWPGFGNSDKPSDYQYTFTHKKEILSQLMAEILAPEEKINLVAHDIGGPAAILWADENPEKVKRLILLNTVVYPMKTPLDASSEFILHTPLLRDIFVSPFGIRQVLKTNTKSGRSGLKEKIDEICAPFLQVESAIKRRTLTEPLGNRKKNEVSGLSHKFKKLEAEKHLIIAAQDPLCYAHIKKLSEENPEVPRHYIEKCGHFIAIDQPEKLNAILFKILDSQASF
- a CDS encoding prolyl oligopeptidase family serine peptidase, giving the protein MPVKLLLSMLFFLSHFAIQAQTFSEYEVEEFDFKGHEAKVVSPKTEMNGQWIWRARFWGHEPQLDKALLDKGFHLVYVDVAGLFGNEEAVQLWNDFYRFIRKKYKLKKKVVLEGMSRGGLIVYNWAARNRKRVACIYADAPVCDIKSWPGGLYEGPGSQAEWEKCLQAYGLDENTVKDFRGNPIDNYSPIVKAKIPLIHVCGLADKVVPYEENTALLAKRIRAAGGNIVLILKEGVGHHPHSLKDPQQLLDFILDQLK
- a CDS encoding AraC family transcriptional regulator yields the protein MAKPLIKQKTIANVHESLNLGKPPHPLITVIDTSKLVHREEDIGTSFSSDLYCIALKDSNCGLDYGRTHLDFTEGALLFSAPKQVFTVTKTQELGEVNGWLLYFHPDLIRNTSLAGKMDSYNFFNYEIHEALHLSDKEEEILINCIDMIRNEINERIDHHSQQVLVSNIELMLNYSVRFYERQFLTRAAQNHDVVAKVESLLQQYYHEDKLTEIGQPSIQYLADQCNLSPSYLSDLLAKETGRSAKNHINDFLLDKAKDLLLSSEDSVSGIAYILGFNYPHYFGRLFKKKMGMTPLEYRQANN
- a CDS encoding nucleoside 2-deoxyribosyltransferase, with the translated sequence MNNFLSIKRAYLAISLSNRPKLEEELGHIQSILKETGIEVFIFVDHYHFSKEQEKEMMQTAFREIDRSDLLIAELSKKAIGVGVEVGYAHAKGIPVLYLRQELSEPSTTVAGSSTYQIVYQNPKDLKQQLDFLFRS
- a CDS encoding RDD family protein, coding for MDKSKLVYLLKRSLAYWIDCIIAFAIVMLFIQQLILVKIRGYIGIDKDWFQDAWNMEIYVLLSISLPVWLYFAFQDSSTKKGSLGKKWMKLAVTQLENGKKLSFAKALSRTLLKLLPWEIAHLGIIFPEPMYFAEDPQIRILSILGILLFLVYFLSISLNQKQQSLYDKWLNTHVHFYE